In Pangasianodon hypophthalmus isolate fPanHyp1 chromosome 13, fPanHyp1.pri, whole genome shotgun sequence, the genomic window ATTTGTCAAAATCTGACTCAGTTAATAGTGAAAGTAGAAAaagtttctattttttaaatgtactcaagtattaaaaaatgttaaaagtaaatgttttaatctgCTGGAATTAATGTAATATcatgtttttatgtgaaaagtaacttacttattacttatctaaaactattaaagatgattttcattttaaaataactatgcagaaataataaatcagtCTCTGTAAATTTGCTGTTCATGTGCACGACTAACTCTGCacagtttgctaatgaattaatgaatgtaaataaccAGTATCTGCCATTAGGTAGtatttgaagtgaagtgacgtgacgTGTGGCTAAGtacggtgacccatactcagaatttgtgctctgcatttaacccattcaagtgcacacacacactcaaagcagtgggcagccttttttgctgtggcacccagggagcagttgggggtttggtgccttgcctcagtcgtggtattgagggtggaagagagcgctggtcattcactccccccacctacaatccctgctggacctgagacttgaATCCAAAACCTTCGGGTTATAAGTCTGACTtgctaaccattaggccacgactgccccttGACTTACTGCCTAGCCAATTATATTAGCTACTGGACTTGATGTTAGTCTAACCTGCTGttagcaaagaaataaaaaaagcaaacttaCTTAAATATAGCTAGGTAATGCTAGCAAATTAGAAGAATTTACCTCAGCATGCtgtttcaaattagatggacaCCTCATTAGAGACAGCCCATTTTTTAGTCTTTGCTCACTCTATTTTACTGACGTAGGGCCGGGgtgctcatcctcaagttcaacaCTGCAGTCTGGTGGCGTATCCATATTCAGATGCACACAGATAGCTATAGATCTAACTACTTGAGAAGGTCACTGTAGATGAAAAATTGTCACAATtcttgatatatattttttctacattgatgGACTTTATTGGATGCAAAACCTAATGATTGGATAGTAAACTGAGCCCATTCGATTAATTTGTAGCGTACTGTCATTGGCACTTTGTGATTTGTATTGAGTATTTTGAAGGTCTGCTTAAGTATAGTACTTACATATGGTAACAAATAACCCCTGCCACCCCTACCTTTTAAGCTCTCACTGATCACCTGAGCAAAAGGGCAGAACTACGCTTCATCATTCTCATTTTGCCACCACAGACAGGGAACACCCTGCAGCAGAGAGCAGAGGGTTGGAGAGAGCAGGTGAATCAGACAAGGGGGTCCCGTCCAGGCACTGCATCCAGACAAGAAGACAAGGTGGTGAGAAGGTTCATAACTATAAAACAGTTTTCATAGTTTTTGAATAGACAAATGTTGTTAATGTTGTTACTTTCCCCATTTTTGGTCAGGCTGGTGATCGAAGTCAAGCCTGGGCAGAACAGCCTCTAGGCAGAGTGCCCTCTAGAGGTGAGACTACAGagcacaagcaaaaaaaaaattctttgtttgtaaaataagcTACATATTATGCCTTgattcctgtctgtctgtctgtttctctctttctaggGCCATCCCCCCAACCGACTCGATCCCGCTCCAGCTCAATTGGTGAATCCCGTGGATCAGGTGGCGGTAGGATGATGCGAGCGTTGGTGCCACACCCCCCCTCTTCTAATTCCACCCTCTTGCCATTCTCCAAAGGAGAAACCATTAGAGTACTTGTGCCAGAGCCCCGAAATGGCTGGCTGTACGGTTGTTCTGAGAGTTCAGCACGGTGAGGAGAGACGATTTAACTGAAAAATCGTATATATACAAGgaataatgttgattatttacctacaACAGTGTCATaaagtttctttatttctcttatatgaCAGCAATTTTGCCAGTCATTAAAATctgattaaagaacaacatttttttcatcagtttatagttacacttgacgttgtggaatgtctgtgaaacaagttagttcctgttatcacttaccttatagtagctataaacagtcattccctcaccagcctcccttttttctctcacttgacattaataagacaaaaaaatgcagcttgtcatgttaccaagaaaccagaaagcacaaattcccatggcagaaatcgtaaaaaacacattattgagtctgtttattattagtaatgtattataataatagaaGTCCCTTTGAATTAACTGTTACATTAGAAATGATGACAAATTTGAACAAGGGCATTaacttaaaaatataacaataggTTAATGCATATGTAAAGTAATTATgcttatgtatgtttttttttagacaagGCTGGTTTCCAGCTGCATATGTTGGTCCAATGGAAGACACATATAGACTGCCTGACCTCAGGTGAGGCAAGGTCTCAAAAGAACACAAATGGCACAGACAATATCATTTTTGTTCTTTACCTTTGACTTCCCTTTCAGCAGCGGCTTATTTAGAAGCAGTATGAGCAACCTTCTTGACCAATCATCTAGCAACAGAACAAATGCACCTCcgcctcctccaccaccaccacctccaagCAAATCGAGCAGCTCGCGCCCAGTCACACCCACTTCTTTTGAAAACAAAGTAAGTGTAAAAGAAATGGGCAAAGGGTACAAACTAAAGATTATGTTAAATTAAGGATTTTAATATCcatgaaaatgtaatgtaagcAATTCAATGCCACAGAAGCTACTAAAATGCAGTGGGAACATTTACCCttataaaaagaaatgtcaGGAACATCACAAGTGCAAAAGTCACAAGTAGACACAACTAAAATTTCAGTATCTAAGTTTCTATCTGTGTTGtcataatttattaaatgaatttaacatttatttagccAGAATGTACCATAACATCATTATATTGTCCAGCACTGACAATTGGCACGTTAGTTGGGTATCatgatatactgtaataatttatatattggACAGTAATGGTTCAAACCTTTGAGCCAATTAGTGACACCACAAACTAAGCTCAACAGGAAAATGACAGATTTGACCCAAATACCAATCTTTAAAaggtaacattaaaaaaaaaaatcacaaagtttCCACGTTCTTTACGTTTCATCCACCTTTCACATTTAGCAGTGCTGTTTGCGTTCTAGAGCACTTTTGTAattgtttgaaaatgtagtcaAAGTGTATGTTAAATGTTGCCGATAAAGTGTGATGCGTGCCGAACATTAAGTCTCAGTTCACTGCTTTGGCCAGCAGAGGCACTGTGGCAAAGTTCTCTTCTCCATGACACCTCAGCCGTCTTTCTGGTGGATGCAGGGTGGCAGCTCCAGCTGCTGAGGgtctgtttgtatgtgtgtgtgtgtgtgtgtgtgtgtttgtgttgtctttgcATGGtatatttttcatgtgtttctAATGCTGGCCTTGTAATTTCAGAGCAAGGTCATGTTGTTTCCTTGTTGTTACTtagtgtgcgtttgtgtgtgcatgaaaagcTGTGAGACACCAGGTGTCTCACATAAGATGGCTGATGTAAAAACTGCACAATTCTGCCTCAGGAAAAGAAGAATCCCCACAGggtgaagacaaaaaaaattggtcTGTGTGGCATCCCACAAATATCAAACCGATCAGGACAAGGAGACATTTTTTTgcacctgtcagtcatgttaTCTTACAAGTCATGGCTTTGGAAGGAACATTGGTGGTATTTACTAATTACACCTCTAATGTTTTATCCTTTCTCCTGCAGAGACAAGATAACTATGGCGCTCGACCAGAACTTTTCCCAAGgtacaaataaaaccaaataaagtattttaacacaagagttgtgtgtgaaaaaatcTTTTGTTGACCTTTCTCTATTTAATGTAATTCCTCAACCctttgtgtttgcattttttcagAGGCACAAACCCTTTTGCAACGGTGAAGCTGAAACCCACCAAAACCAACGACAGATCAGCTCCACGTGTAGGCTAACATATTCAACCAGTGAGAGCTGAGAGACATCAAAACACAGCCCCATCAGAGTGCAGCACATCATAAATCAGCACTACGCATGCTGCAGACTGAGCAGCTGTAATTGACTGCTTCAGATGTTGCTTGCTCATATTCCAGCTGGAGAATGTCTACTGAGAGGAAAATGACATTGAAGGCTTTTGCTAGCTCAAGATATGAGCTGTAAATTCTTGCTGTActtagagagaaagaatgacagaatgaaagCCGAGATGGGGCTTGGAGGCAATTGGGTAAcctggttttaatttttttatccatttttttctgtaaaaaataatttaattgatttgATTATTGCCTGGAATGTATATATGGTagcaaacaataaaacatttttataatacatCACTGGTTTTCCATAGGGACACTTTAGCCTGAGTCTATTTCCAGAGACCCATCCATGGCAGAGCAAAGGGATATTTCACTTACCACTTCGTACCCTTTTGGTTCATATACAATGTGTTTAGTAATGATGGTGAGGGTTACAGTATCTATGGCAGcaattcattcacagggacttgtatattGGATGATCTACATAAGATCAAgatcaataataaatagataaaaaaaaaccatgctgttatttaacaaagaaaatcctgaaattgttgaaatggtaaaggtttctgtaaggagacttatggaaggagtctccagtgtcagtgcttagtAGCAGTGAGTATGTTTGCCActatgggagagtcttcagggcagagcaatttgtgttttcctgtaacatgaAAACCTGCGTTGTAACCATTGTTCTATTCTACAAATGTAAAAGACCGAAAGACGTGTGATTGATCATGAAGTgtgattcattaataaattaaaatttgtaattgttggcaaactgttgttcaaaaaaaaaaagggaataaaacaccttaGGCCgtgttatgagaaaataatccaGTCATTTTTAATTCCTTTCTTGCTAGCtgttattttatgaattatgaatatgAGTCATTTTatgaattgctgtggtttatCTGTGTTATGAGTCCTTGACTTCCTTAATAAAATAgtcattttattatcatttcccTTGtgcaatttaatttttactgaAACAGATGTTCTGACAGAACAGTGTCTTTAAAGGACAGTTATTAAGATATTTGACCTTGTATTTGACTAACTGCCATAAGTATACTCAACTTGAGTTTTTGCTTGTTATTTGTTCGAGCCATATACTGACAAAAATGGTTTTCCATAGGATATACCTTGAtaggatttctgacaggatttgtaagtcatattcataaatgttaataatactACCTGGTAATGCTAGCTAGATAACCTGACAAAATTTCTGACAGAATTTTTAAGTCATACTTAAATGTTCATAATcattactgctaatgctagctagctaatgcgaTTAACTTGACAGAGCTTCGAAGAGGATTTCTTAAGTCATTCTTAAATGTTCATAACATAgctaacaggagctaacttgacaggatttctgacaggagttttaaatcattattaaatgcTTGTAAGtatcactgctaatgctagctagctaacataagttgacaagatttctgagagtttttagtcatttttaaatgttcataGCATAGCTAACAAGAGCTAACTGCACAAGTTCTgagtggatttttaaaaaaaggttgttCTTAAGTGTTCATAAATGtgactgctaatgctagctagctaagtcgAGTTAACTTAGGGTTTCTGAGAAGATTTTTAAGTCctattttgtaaatgtgaatagttttcttcaCTGCTAACACTAGGCAGCTAGCTTATATGTGGTAACTTGACAGGATAGACAAGAAAGCCTTACTCTTTGGGTGCCACTGCAAGCTACAATTGAAGGCACTGTCTTTGTGTTTATATGCAACTAGTCAAAAGtttgaacaaattaaaatgaatacataGTCTTAGAAAAGTTTGGATAAAGCCTTATagtcaaaatatgtttttatggcaaatataaatatattatgttaatgcaaatgtatatatttagttctaaatcaaaatttatttttaatatgtaataagtCGTTTCCTCAAAAAATTAGATTCCATTTAGGAGAAGCACTAAGGAGCTTGACCTATTTGAGAACTTTCAGGGATGCCTCCCTCATGAAGCTAGTTGAAAAGATGGCAAGAATGAGCAAAGTTTCACTaggaaaaatgattttaaaaagtaaaatagttttaatttctttaatatgTGTTTTGTTCACCGCagaatttaatttagttttaatgACTTAATTAGTAGTCTAAAATAGTGGAGAAtagtaaaatgaaaatcattCTATGAGCATATGTGTCCAAAGTGTTGACTGATATTGattcaaatacaaaatatttatctCCTTTTGTTCCCACATAAAagcctgttttgttttgtctctcaCAGTCTAAATGTGATGTAGTTTTCTACTTGGTCAGTATGTTCATTGGATGCTTTTACACCTTTGAGAGCAATGTGACCATAAGAATAAAGCTATAATTACTAAGGCTAAATTAATTGCTCAGATTATAGCTGTTCCTGCATGATGTATCCTGCAGCTATAAAAAACCTGATTAGTTTAGTATGAGTGCTGTTTCTAATTTAAATATTGACTGTCTAGAAGCTGCTGAATTGCTGAGGTGATGTGGATATTTGTCTGAGAGTGATTTAGGGAGCAGTATTTTGTGCTGGACAGATCAGGTTTCCCGAGGATAGACCTAGTcaagctgtctctctctctctctctctaggtaATGATGATAGCTTGTTTGACAGGCACTTTGTTTTCTGGCCTGGCCACAGGGCAACAATGCCACAATACAAAACACCTTCTAATTGAACTTGTGTATAGAAAAACATAACCAATATAATGTAGTCCATACTTACTTAACTCTCTAACTCTGTGTGTATggctctctatctctctctagctctctcgcCCTAAAGATCTACAGGAGTAGTATATTATATGTGACAAaaactataaacagaaaaatacagacAACGAAAAATAAAGATTCACAGTGAGTCAGAGCCCTCGAGGCatattgtcttgttttattttttttctttcacagtttGACCTGCTTCATTTGGTGTATTTCACAACAGCTctgaagagagggagagatggagacaggACAAGGGCAAAGCAATGCCAAGGAGTGGAGGAAAGAACAATTGATCAAATGATAAAGGgagaagggaaagagagaaaggaatgCAGAATAATACAGATGAAGGGAGTGGGCTATTCCTCTTAAAGTATCTACTGTACATACTTCCAAGATGAAGGTTTACACCTCTTCACCtgtacactaacacaaacacacatttgtataaaaaaaaggaaaaaaataaatagcatgATTGTAGGAGGTGAGTGAAaatgtacagggtgtgtgtgtgtgtgtgtgtgtgtgtgtatgtgtgtgtattgggagtgtgtgtcaggagtCATTAGGGCATGGGATGGCCTGGACAGTGTTGCTTACTCATGGACAAGAGCAACAAActctgaaaagagagagagagagagagagagagaatagggGTTAGGTTTTATCAGttcttatataaaaatataagtatGGTAGTAAATATGAAATCATTCTTTCCGTCTTTTACATTCTATCTACTTTGATTATCCTTTTCAGATCTCACTATCATGATTTCAACCTTTTTGCTTTTTCACAAGGCCTCCATATTATTGGTAAGGAATAAGTGATATCTTTCATATTTCAGAATATTTCAACATCTTTGAAACAATATAGTTTCAAATGAGGCCGGTTACACCAGCATGTTACACCAGCAAGTCTTAACTTCCTCAGCCGAGACTGGGAAACTCAAAATGCTTCCCCACCCCTGCTAGACAAATTTTATTTGGTGTTATGGAAAGTTTAGTTTGCAACAGCTCTTAAATTTACACTCAGTTCTTACTGACTTAGATTAGGACCAGGTGTAGGCCCTATTACTGCAACTGGCCCCCAAAGTATTAAACTATAATTTGTAATCTGTGATCTATACACTGTGTTGCCAAAAAtatatatggacacctgaccatgacacccatatgtgggccttcacCGAATGGTTGCCCAgagtgtctttgtatgctgtagcattaagattttcggtcactggaactaaggggcccaaacctgttccagcatgccaACGCCCCTGAGCACAAAGCAAGATCCCTAAAGACCTGGTTTACCAAGTTTGGAGAGGAaaaactcaagtggcctgcacagagccctgacctcaaccccaccgaaCACCCGTGGGCTCCTCAACattgcctgacttcactaatgcttttgtggctgaatgagcacaaataaCAGCCAAAATTGAGCAGAAAGTCTTCCTAGAacagtggaggctgttatagcagcaaatgGGGACCAAATATACattgcctggccaaaaaaaaaagtcacacactctaatattttgttgcactgaatttagctttgattacagCACGCATTCATCCTGGCATTGTTTcgacaaccttatgcaacttcacaacatttatttccatccagttgcattaatttttgactgagatcttgcattgaggacaggagagtcggaccactccgtaaagtcttctccagcacattccaaagactttcagtggggttgaggacaggactctgtggtggccaattcatgtgtgaaaatgattcctcatgctccctgaacgactctttcacaagttaagcctgatgaatcttagcattttcatcctggaatatgcctgtgctgtcagggaagaaaaagtccgtTGAcaggataacctggtcattcagtacattcaggtgctcagctgacttcattttattgccacacaatgaggctgagcctagacctgaccaactgatgcaaccccagatcataacaccgcctccagaggcttgtactgTAGGCACTATACATGatgggtgaatcacttcatgcatttcccttcttaccctgacacgcccattgctttggaatagagtaaatctgattttatcagaccacatgacctttttccattgctccacagtccagtctttatgctccagagcaaattgaagtcattttttccaattagtctcactaacaaatagctttcttgtggccacacagctgtttagtccaaatcctgtaagttctcttcacattgtgtgtgtggaaatgctcttactttcactattaaacacagccgtgagttctcctgttgatttttttttacgatgtgacatcaccaagcgttttaaagatctccaaacacgatcattcaagatttttttcagaCTATATTTCcgctgtaaagttgacggttcaccgCTATCCTTCcatttaataatgcactggacatttcataacccagttccagtgatttcagcaatctccttagttttCTTTGcctgatgcaggccaacaattttccccttcagtaacatcttttccatgaccatgggatacgtaatctgccatggctgtttaagaaatgagaagctacacactgcatcagttaaggttaaaagaattgctgccagctgaaacatattaatcactgcagtaatgatccaatcataggctcttaagtatttgcttatttaaacccaaacggcgacctttttttttggccaggcagtgtatattaATGCCAATGGTTTTGGAACAGGATGTTCAATAAGCAgataagggtgtgatggtcaggtgtccacatacttttggctatatagtgtacttcTTGAATCTAACTTTGGCTAATACAGAAACTTAAATTTTCTGCCTGATTAGAACTGGAttggtgtgttagtgcataCAATGAATAGCATTGGCATCATCCCAGCAATGTAAAGAACCTGAAGAGAGTTAGGTAGAAAAGTAGGTAGGAATGAGGGGTTACATTTAcacagtgcttttgtttttacactTAAAAGTTCAAACTGTCTCAGTTGCATATTTCGtacatttctttattcttcAGATCAAAGACAATGAATGAAGTCAGTTCACTTTCTGTGGCTGGTGTAAAGAAGGATCTGACATACGCATGTTCCTAATTCTGATTTGGACATACAATCGTATTACCTGACATGTCATCTACTTCCAGTGTCTCTCAAATGGACTTAGCATCTTTCTTTCACAATTCACCATAGAACGGAAAGATGATGGTTAAAAAGCTAACTAGTAAAATAAGCTGAAAAAGGTTTTATTGGTCAACAGCCTAGCACCCTGCTGTTGTTTTAATCTCCTGCCATGTTGCATATCTCaccttccactccaatcttgcCGTCTCCATCTTTATCAGCTGCCTTTAAGAAGGCTTTGGTTTCTTTATCAGTCAGATCTCTTCCATTGGTAGCGAAGCCCTTCAGCACAAATCTTCAttcacatcacacatacacacatatcagAGGCATTGAAAATGAACCTCAAACAAGTACTGATTGAACAAATTAAACCTATGCTGTATGTGCATGTCTCACTTTAGCTCCTCTTCCTCTATAAAGCCGCTGTTGTCAGCGTCCAGTACATGGAAGGCCTTCTTCACATCATCGGACGATTTTCCCTTCAGCCCCACCATCTCGAAGAACTTCTTATGGTCGAATGAGTCAGCAGCTACAACAATATAAACAACGGGAATATTGTGTAAAATTGAATTCTTaaattagttttcattttatagtAACTTGGGAAATCTTAACAGAATTATTGGTCATGATGTGACCATTTCACAGTCCATTTCATGCAGTGGATTGTAGAAAACCATCTTCACAGGCACAGATGAAGCCTAGTTTTTGGCTAATCAACACTATTAAGTGTGATTCTCCCTTGAAGGCCATAATTTGGTGCAAAGATGAATCTGTTGTGAGAATGTGTCTGATAAAATGTGCCCAGGATAGAACAAATGCATTCTTTACCTTTGAATGCATCCAGGGCCTTCTTAATGTCATCAGTGTTCAGGATGCTACTCATTGCCATTTTTGCAGCTAGATataaagagagatagatagacagagagtatgagagagagagacaaagagaaaaaagagagggttCAGTTTCTTAGTTCAGAGTTACATTTTTCTGAGGCTGAGGAGTGGCTTAAAGTGAAAAAGGTAAATGAAGtgataaatgtgtaaataatagTGCAGGGAAACAGAAGACGTCTGTTTGTAGTTTGtgcaaatgctttttttttttcaaaatgttcagCTGAAACCCAGTTCCTTATTCAGCAGAAATGAGATGTGCAATGTTCCACAGAAACACAGTCctacactcccacacacagGCATAAGCGTCTCTACATATGCATTGTATAATGCCTAATGCTGCTAGAATGATTTCACTTCTCAGGAACCTCAAAATCTACTTCTTCTTGATTTTCCACTCCTAGTATCATCTTAGGCTCATTTCCTCCCTGCCCTCACTACGCACCTCTACAATGTGCCACCAGAGATTTTCTTTCATGTGTCTTTTGCATGTTGCAGCCCTCCTCAGCATATTGTCTATCTTGTGATGTAAACTGTGTTCTTGCACTGAGATGGCATGACAGGCTGGAAGTGTTGTGAAACTTTGATAAGCAATGCGATTAAGAGATGCTGCTATGATTATATTCTGCCAGTGCAGTACTTATGGCTCACGGTAATCCTCCATAGGGGCATTTATAGGATTTAAAGACGTTTGGGCTTGGGTCAGAGCTATAGAGGTATCCAGAGAGCTTTTATTACTTTTCAGCAACACTATTTTCAGAATTGAGAGtctcaaaaaatattaaatgaagcattttattttgtttcagcacattatttaaattgtatttacatttaatttaatttttattttagcattttctttataaacCAGATTATGCTTATCATTTAAATGGTATTGTCTATATCACATCTGCCTCTGTGTTACTCCTTCCTTTCTTATTGCTGTGTTTGTTGATCTGTTTTTCACCACAGAGTGAAAcctgtaatgtttattaatttatttattcattcatagccaatccacctacatgcattattttgggaggtgggaggatttgaatttgaaataaaacatttgtggaTTAAGGGATTGGCTCTAGTAACACCACTGCCACTACATTCAGCAGCAGGCTAGCTTTGATAAAGAGGCCAGGAGGACAATGCTGCCATGACCTTTTGACCTTTGAAAATCCTTTTTTCTTGCAGAATTGCAGAACCGATTTGCCCAGAGTTAAGAGCTGTTTGAGCACCTGCTCCTGCAGGTGATGTTCAGGTGCACAGGGAACTGCACACCTTGCAGTTTTCATTTTAGCTGCTGTTTCACACTGCTGTCCTACAATCAGGTAAAGGTCAATTGATTGAAATCTAAGCTTCTGGGCACTGACCTCCAAACAGCCTCAGTGATGTTTGTCCTGATATAATCTCATTGTCTTTGCAGGTAAATAAGTCGCAGTCAGCACTACCTTCAGTTCTGCAGACAAACACTCCTAATTGTGAAATACacagcattaaattaaaaagaacaaatcaATATGATTTAATAACTCAAACTTACTGTGCTGTTATGAGACCAacatttaaactgaatttaGAACAGTGACAGAGTCCACACTGCCACAGATGTGGGATAGACTTAAACTgaatataaggaaaaaaatcagtgagG contains:
- the pvalb6 gene encoding parvalbumin 6 translates to MAMSSILNTDDIKKALDAFKAADSFDHKKFFEMVGLKGKSSDDVKKAFHVLDADNSGFIEEEELKFVLKGFATNGRDLTDKETKAFLKAADKDGDGKIGVEEFVALVHE
- the baiap2l2a gene encoding brain-specific angiogenesis inhibitor 1-associated protein 2-like protein 2 isoform X1; translation: MSGLNSDQLHRSTLGIYMTLMDQFNPSLQRLVALGNNYIQAFQALAATSEAYFSALGKMGEQAMQTMSSHLLGDILIEISESQRRLTSEVAGVFRWFHNEVLQEMVNNSRQDKDYIFDSKRRYEMEVRNQAMALERQLKRGGSHDANEYVQFLRESQREALKEQERRFRFLAEKHCGLTQSFLYLMTKTGNTLQQRAEGWREQVNQTRGSRPGTASRQEDKAGDRSQAWAEQPLGRVPSRGPSPQPTRSRSSSIGESRGSGGGRMMRALVPHPPSSNSTLLPFSKGETIRVLVPEPRNGWLYGCSESSARQGWFPAAYVGPMEDTYRLPDLSSGLFRSSMSNLLDQSSSNRTNAPPPPPPPPPPSKSSSSRPVTPTSFENKRQDNYGARPELFPRGTNPFATVKLKPTKTNDRSAPRVG
- the baiap2l2a gene encoding brain-specific angiogenesis inhibitor 1-associated protein 2-like protein 2 isoform X2, yielding MSGLNSDQLHRSTLGIYMTLMDQFNPSLQRLVALGNNYIQAFQALAATSEAYFSALGKMGEQAMQTMSSHLLGDILIEISESQRRLTSEVAGVFRWFHNEVLQEMVNNSRQDKDYIFDSKRRYEMEVRNQAMALERQLKRGGSHDANEYVQFLRESQREALKEQERRFRFLAEKHCGLTQSFLYLMTKTGNTLQQRAEGWREQVNQTRGSRPGTASRQEDKAGDRSQAWAEQPLGRVPSRGPSPQPTRSRSSSIGESRGSGGGRMMRALVPHPPSSNSTLLPFSKGETIRVLVPEPRNGWLYGCSESSARQGWFPAAYVGPMEDTYRLPDLSGLFRSSMSNLLDQSSSNRTNAPPPPPPPPPPSKSSSSRPVTPTSFENKRQDNYGARPELFPRGTNPFATVKLKPTKTNDRSAPRVG
- the baiap2l2a gene encoding brain-specific angiogenesis inhibitor 1-associated protein 2-like protein 2 isoform X3, which gives rise to MSGLNSDQLHRSTLGIYMTLMDQFNPSLQRLVALGNNYIQAFQALAATSEAYFSALGKMGEQAMQTMSSHLLGDILIEISESQRRLTSEVAGVFRWFHNEVLQEMDSKRRYEMEVRNQAMALERQLKRGGSHDANEYVQFLRESQREALKEQERRFRFLAEKHCGLTQSFLYLMTKTGNTLQQRAEGWREQVNQTRGSRPGTASRQEDKAGDRSQAWAEQPLGRVPSRGPSPQPTRSRSSSIGESRGSGGGRMMRALVPHPPSSNSTLLPFSKGETIRVLVPEPRNGWLYGCSESSARQGWFPAAYVGPMEDTYRLPDLSSGLFRSSMSNLLDQSSSNRTNAPPPPPPPPPPSKSSSSRPVTPTSFENKRQDNYGARPELFPRGTNPFATVKLKPTKTNDRSAPRVG